From the Pseudanabaena sp. FACHB-2040 genome, the window GACTAGGTTGGAGCGGGCCGGGATGGGTTCGCTGGGGTAAATCTCGATGCGGCGGTTGGCCTCGTCCCAGATCACGTCATCAACGGGAATAACGGAGTCTCCGCGGTAGCGGCCTTGGCGCAATTCGATGTTGTCAGCGTTGAACTGGCCCTGAAAAGTCTCTGGGTAGGTGATTTCCATCTCTAGTACCTCGCGAGGCAGCTTGTTGTTGGCAACTCGCAGGTAGTAGCGGGCATTGGGGCTGCTGGGTCGATTGCGGTCAATGCTGTAGGCCAGCCGGTTTTCAGGGGCGAGGCCGCCAAAGATGGTGATGCCGCTAGTGGTCTCTTGTGCCATGAGGCGGCTAGAGATCATTGGCGCGAAACCCGTTGCGATCGCAAGCCCCAACGTGATTAGGCCTACAGCGGCAGCGCGAGACTTGAGTTTAATTGTCATAAGTCCATAACTCCCAAGAAAAAACGAGCAGGGATAGGCAAATAGAGGGATTGTCAATTCTTCCCGCTGATGCGATGACGTTGCTTTTGTCCCAAAGGTGCCCAGGTCAAGGCTCTCTCCCCTAAGGACACTAAGAGCAAGCTTTAACGAAACACAGGGTCGATCCAACTTCGCCCTTGACAAGTCGGATCCTACCATTTGTTCAGCCGTTC encodes:
- a CDS encoding DUF2808 domain-containing protein; translation: MTIKLKSRAAAVGLITLGLAIATGFAPMISSRLMAQETTSGITIFGGLAPENRLAYSIDRNRPSSPNARYYLRVANNKLPREVLEMEITYPETFQGQFNADNIELRQGRYRGDSVIPVDDVIWDEANRRIEIYPSEPIPARSNLVVVISNVQNPRRFGVHYFNLKMMYQGDVIRQYAGTWPLEVSAE